A genome region from Euphorbia lathyris chromosome 4, ddEupLath1.1, whole genome shotgun sequence includes the following:
- the LOC136226910 gene encoding cell division control protein 2 homolog C-like, translating into MVRRQPLVPGDSEFQQLLHIFSSLSDWHVYPQWEPQNLIRVVPALGPDGVDLLLEVMSCGLPTVPAAIAHNPVALECSSITLIPLAHQLFLMMLMLLFKEFRGNLLVVNK; encoded by the exons ATGGTGAGAAGGCAACCTCTGGTTCCTGGCGATTCCGAGTTCCAGCAGCTGCTTCATATTTTTAG TTCACTGAGTGATTGGCATGTCTATCCACAATGGGAGCCTCAAAACCTGATACGCGTTGTTCCAGCTCTAGGACCTGATGGTGTTGATCTTCTATTG GAAGTGATGTCTTGTGGATTACCTACAGTTCCTGCAGCAATTGCCCACAATCCAGTGGCCTTGGA GTGCAGCTCAATTACTTTGATACCACTAGCTCATCAACTATTTTTGATGATGCTAATGCTGTTGTTCAAGGAGTTCAGGGGAAACTTACTCGTAGTCAACAAATAA